The nucleotide sequence GCAGCACGAGCTGCGGGCTCAGCATGACCGCCCGCGCCATCGCCAGCATCTGCTGCTCGCCGCCCGACAGCGTGCCGGCCAGCTGGCCGCGCCTTTCCTTCAGCCGGGGGAACAGCTCCATCGCGCGGTCCAGGTCGGCCTGGACGTCGCCGCGCGGCCGGCTGCCGGTCAGGCGCGGATAGGCGCCCAGCAGCAGGTTGTCCGTGACCGAGAGCGTGGGAAATACGCGCCGGCCTTCCGGCGAATGGGCCAGGCCCAGGCGCGCGATGCGGTGGGATTCCAGGCCGTCGATACGGTGGCCCGCCAGGGTGATCCGCCCCGCGCTGGGCCGGATCATGCCGGACAGCGCGCGCATGGTGGTGGTCTTGCCGGCGCCATTGGAGCCGATCAGCGTCACGACCTTGGCCTGCGGCACTTCCATGCTGATGCCGTGCAGCACCTTGACCTTGCCGTAGCCGGCCTCCAGGTTCTCGATCGATAGCATGCCGGTCTTCTCCCTAGCGCCCGGCCATGGCCGGTTCGGCGGTGTTCTTGCTCATGCGAAGCTCCTTGCGCGCGGGCCTAGGCCGTCACCGCGCCGCCCAGATAGGCCTCTACCACGCGGCTGTCCGCCTGCACCTGCGCCGGCTGGCCTTCGGATATCTTCTGCCCGAAATCCAGCACCGACACGGTGTCGCACACGCCCATGACCACATCCATGTGATGCTCGATCAGGATCAGGGTGATGCCGTGGTCGCGCACTTTGCGGATGATCTGCAGCAGTTCGGCGATATCGGGCGCCGTCAGGCCCGCC is from Bordetella bronchialis and encodes:
- a CDS encoding ABC transporter ATP-binding protein produces the protein MLSIENLEAGYGKVKVLHGISMEVPQAKVVTLIGSNGAGKTTTMRALSGMIRPSAGRITLAGHRIDGLESHRIARLGLAHSPEGRRVFPTLSVTDNLLLGAYPRLTGSRPRGDVQADLDRAMELFPRLKERRGQLAGTLSGGEQQMLAMARAVMLSPQLVLLDEPSMGLAPILVEEVFRIIGRLKSQGVTMLLVEQFASAALNVADYGYVLENGRISVHGTPEKLKDDPAVVAAYLGSSH